One segment of Massilia sp. Se16.2.3 DNA contains the following:
- the phaC gene encoding class I poly(R)-hydroxyalkanoic acid synthase → MNMPDPQAVAATWMNQFTDPAAWQGWLKMPAVEGFNGTAANPLAGVLKDFNVGIAPQRVEELRNDYLQKAARLWQDLMSGKTPALHDKRFSSSEWTANPFPAFTAASYLLNADFLLALSDAVEAGPRERQKIRFAVQQMVDAMSPANFLATNPEVQAKILETKGESLTKGLQNMLADMQKGRISQSDESAFEVGVNVGTTPGQVVYENELFQLIQYSPATPTVRAVPLLMIPPCINKFYILDLQPDNSLVRYVVEQGNTVFMVSWRNPDKSMGALTWDDYVERGAIEAIGVVREISGQDKAHVFGFCVGGTIAATALSVLAARGQQPAASLSLLTTLLDFSDTGVLEVFVDEAQVALREQNLAKGGIMPGRDLATTFSALRPNDLVWNYVQQNYLKGKTPPAFDLLYWNADSTNLPGPMFCWYLRNTYLENKLKVPGKLTVCGVPVDLGRIDCPVFIYGSKEDHIVPWQAAFASMNLLNPKKAKANRFVLGASGHIAGVINPAAKNKRSYWVNDKNGKSRARTAEDWFAGAVEQKGSWWPEWARFLQENGGAEVPAPSQPGNEQYLPSEPAPGRYVKARAD, encoded by the coding sequence ATGAACATGCCCGACCCCCAAGCTGTTGCCGCCACCTGGATGAACCAGTTCACCGATCCCGCCGCCTGGCAAGGCTGGCTGAAGATGCCGGCCGTGGAAGGCTTCAACGGCACCGCGGCCAATCCGCTCGCGGGCGTCCTGAAGGACTTCAACGTCGGCATCGCGCCGCAACGCGTGGAAGAACTGCGCAATGACTACCTGCAGAAGGCTGCGCGCCTGTGGCAGGACCTGATGTCCGGCAAGACGCCGGCCTTGCACGACAAGCGTTTTTCGTCCTCGGAGTGGACCGCCAACCCGTTCCCGGCCTTTACGGCCGCATCCTACCTGCTCAACGCCGACTTCCTGCTGGCATTGAGCGACGCCGTCGAGGCGGGCCCGCGCGAACGCCAGAAGATCCGTTTCGCCGTGCAGCAAATGGTCGACGCGATGTCGCCGGCGAACTTCCTGGCGACCAATCCCGAAGTCCAGGCCAAGATCCTCGAGACCAAGGGCGAAAGCCTGACGAAGGGCTTGCAGAACATGCTGGCGGACATGCAGAAGGGCCGTATTTCCCAGTCCGACGAGTCGGCCTTCGAGGTGGGGGTGAATGTCGGCACGACGCCCGGTCAGGTGGTCTACGAGAACGAGCTGTTCCAGCTGATCCAGTACAGCCCGGCCACGCCGACCGTGCGCGCCGTGCCGCTGCTGATGATTCCGCCTTGCATCAACAAGTTCTACATCCTCGACCTGCAGCCGGACAACTCGCTGGTGCGCTACGTGGTCGAGCAGGGCAATACCGTCTTCATGGTGTCCTGGCGTAACCCGGACAAGTCGATGGGCGCGCTGACCTGGGACGACTATGTCGAGCGCGGCGCCATCGAGGCGATCGGCGTGGTGCGCGAGATCAGCGGCCAGGACAAGGCGCACGTGTTCGGCTTCTGCGTCGGCGGCACCATCGCCGCGACCGCGCTGTCGGTATTGGCCGCGCGCGGCCAGCAGCCGGCGGCCAGCCTGTCGCTGCTGACGACCCTGCTGGACTTTTCCGACACGGGTGTGCTCGAGGTCTTCGTCGACGAAGCACAGGTGGCGCTGCGCGAGCAGAATCTGGCTAAGGGCGGCATCATGCCGGGACGCGACCTCGCAACCACCTTCTCGGCCCTGCGTCCGAACGACCTGGTGTGGAATTACGTGCAGCAGAACTACCTCAAGGGCAAGACGCCGCCGGCCTTCGATTTGCTGTACTGGAATGCCGACAGCACCAACCTGCCAGGACCGATGTTCTGCTGGTACCTGCGCAACACCTATCTCGAGAACAAGCTGAAAGTGCCGGGGAAGCTGACGGTCTGCGGCGTGCCGGTGGACCTGGGCCGCATCGATTGCCCGGTCTTCATCTACGGCTCGAAAGAAGACCACATCGTGCCGTGGCAGGCCGCGTTCGCGTCGATGAACCTGCTCAACCCGAAGAAGGCCAAGGCCAACCGCTTCGTGCTGGGCGCATCCGGCCACATTGCGGGCGTCATCAACCCGGCCGCGAAAAACAAGCGCAGCTATTGGGTCAATGACAAGAACGGCAAGAGCCGCGCGCGTACGGCCGAAGACTGGTTCGCCGGCGCCGTCGAGCAGAAGGGCAGCTGGTGGCCGGAATGGGCGCGCTTCCTGCAGGAGAACGGCGGCGCCGAGGTGCCGGCACCGAGCCAGCCGGGCAACGAGCAGTACCTGCCGTCGGAGCCGGCGCCGGGGCGCTACGTCAAGGCGCGTGCCGACTGA
- the phaR gene encoding polyhydroxyalkanoate synthesis repressor PhaR, with protein MSSAKNSTERLIKKYPNRRLYDTQTSSYITLTDVKQLVLDADEFTVVDAKSNEDLTRSILLQIILEEEANGAPMFSSAVLAQIIRYYGHAMQGMMGSYLEKNVQAFTDIQNKFTSNAAGALEGKPFSPEMWTQFMNVQGPMMQGMMNNYIDQSKNLFMQMQEQMQNQSKVLFSAFPFPPAPTDKK; from the coding sequence ATGAGTAGTGCAAAAAACAGTACCGAGCGCCTGATCAAGAAGTACCCGAACCGTCGTCTCTACGACACCCAGACCAGTTCCTACATCACCCTGACGGACGTCAAGCAACTGGTCCTTGACGCCGACGAGTTCACCGTGGTCGACGCCAAGTCCAACGAGGACCTGACCCGCAGCATCCTGCTGCAGATCATCCTGGAAGAAGAGGCGAACGGTGCGCCGATGTTCTCGAGCGCGGTGCTGGCGCAGATCATCCGCTACTACGGCCATGCCATGCAGGGCATGATGGGTTCTTACCTGGAAAAGAACGTGCAGGCGTTCACCGATATCCAGAACAAGTTCACCAGCAATGCCGCCGGTGCCCTTGAAGGCAAGCCCTTCAGCCCGGAAATGTGGACCCAGTTCATGAATGTCCAGGGCCCGATGATGCAGGGCATGATGAACAACTACATCGACCAGAGCAAGAACCTGTTCATGCAGATGCAGGAGCAGATGCAGAACCAGAGCAAGGTGCTGTTTTCCGCCTTCCCGTTCCCGCCTGCGCCGACCGACAAGAAGTAA
- the rimO gene encoding 30S ribosomal protein S12 methylthiotransferase RimO, with protein sequence MLELRRNPAPVASADAPAAVPAAASAAPLVLPAVAPGAAPKVGFVSLGCPKALVDSEQILTQLRAEGYQTAKSYDGADLVIVNTCGFIDAAVQESLDAIGEALAENGRVIVTGCLGAKKDASGQDIITKVHPKVLAVTGPHAVAEVMDSVHLHLPKPHDPFIDLVPDHGVKLTPKHYAYLKISEGCNHRCSFCIIPSMRGDLVSRPIHEVLIEAENLFKAGVKELLVISQDTSAYGVDVKFRTGFWNGRPIKTHMTQLTEALGQLARQYDAWVRMHYVYPYPHVDQVIPLMGDGHVLPYLDIPMQHAHPDVLKRMKRPASGEKNLDRILAWRKMNPDLTIRSTFIAGFPGETEEEFEYLLDFLREAQIDRLGCFAYSPVEGATANELANPVPQEVREERRARVMLLQEEISLKRLQAKVGKTIRVLIDEVNAREAIGRSAADAPEIDGVVHIKRSLVPGKAKLAVGQFADVVVTKADAHDLWASLA encoded by the coding sequence ATGCTCGAACTCCGCCGCAATCCCGCTCCTGTCGCATCCGCCGACGCTCCCGCAGCAGTCCCGGCCGCCGCTTCGGCCGCGCCGCTGGTCCTCCCCGCCGTCGCGCCGGGCGCAGCGCCCAAGGTCGGGTTCGTCTCGCTCGGCTGCCCGAAGGCGCTGGTCGACTCCGAACAGATCCTGACCCAGCTGCGCGCCGAAGGCTACCAGACCGCCAAGTCCTACGATGGCGCGGACCTGGTGATCGTCAACACCTGCGGCTTCATCGATGCCGCGGTGCAGGAGTCGCTCGATGCCATTGGCGAGGCGCTGGCCGAGAACGGCCGGGTGATCGTTACCGGCTGCCTGGGCGCCAAGAAGGACGCCTCGGGCCAGGACATCATCACCAAGGTGCACCCGAAGGTGCTGGCCGTGACCGGTCCGCACGCGGTCGCCGAAGTCATGGACTCGGTGCACCTGCACCTGCCCAAGCCGCACGATCCCTTCATCGACCTGGTTCCCGACCACGGCGTGAAGCTCACGCCCAAGCACTACGCCTACCTGAAGATTTCCGAGGGCTGCAACCACCGCTGCAGCTTCTGCATCATCCCGTCGATGCGCGGCGATCTGGTATCGCGCCCGATCCACGAGGTGCTCATCGAGGCCGAGAACCTGTTCAAGGCCGGCGTCAAGGAACTGCTGGTCATTTCGCAGGACACCAGTGCCTACGGCGTGGACGTGAAATTCCGCACCGGTTTCTGGAACGGCCGCCCGATCAAGACGCACATGACCCAGCTCACCGAAGCCCTGGGCCAGCTGGCGCGCCAGTACGACGCCTGGGTGCGCATGCACTACGTCTATCCATACCCGCACGTCGACCAGGTCATCCCATTGATGGGCGACGGCCACGTGCTGCCTTACCTCGACATCCCGATGCAGCACGCCCATCCGGATGTGCTCAAGCGCATGAAGCGTCCGGCCAGTGGCGAGAAAAACCTCGACCGCATCCTGGCATGGCGCAAGATGAATCCGGACCTCACCATCCGTTCGACCTTCATCGCCGGTTTCCCCGGGGAGACGGAAGAAGAATTCGAATACCTGCTGGACTTCCTGCGTGAAGCGCAGATCGACCGGCTGGGCTGCTTCGCTTACTCGCCAGTCGAAGGCGCGACCGCCAACGAGCTGGCCAATCCGGTGCCGCAGGAAGTGCGCGAAGAACGCCGCGCCCGCGTCATGCTGCTGCAGGAAGAAATTTCGCTCAAGCGCCTGCAGGCCAAGGTCGGCAAGACGATTCGCGTGCTGATCGACGAAGTCAACGCGCGCGAGGCGATCGGACGCTCGGCCGCGGACGCGCCGGAAATCGACGGCGTCGTCCACATCAAGCGCTCGCTCGTTCCCGGCAAGGCCAAGCTGGCGGTCGGCCAGTTCGCCGATGTTGTCGTCACCAAGGCGGACGCGCACGACCTCTGGGCCAGCCTGGCGTGA
- a CDS encoding chemotaxis protein has protein sequence MKSVQQEVDERSNLTGTNKFELLLFRLGGDANGERNELFGINVFKIREIVAMPSVTAVAGSPPHVLGVVNLRGQIIQVLDLPAIAGVIPKTGLNIMLVTEFARTTQAFAVESVEEIVRLDWSQVMSAEKSAGSGMVTSIARLEGENGAPARLAQVLDVETILRNMNPDTGPEISAQTVGAKIAIKPGSVILAADDSVVARALIEQGLEVMGLPFVMTKSGKEAWEQLHHIADAAESEGKSVYDKVALVLTDLEMPEMDGFTLTRNVKKNARFANLPVVIHSSLSGTTNEEHVKKIGADAYVAKFSAEDLAATLRRVLKQ, from the coding sequence ATGAAATCAGTTCAGCAGGAAGTCGACGAGCGCAGCAACCTCACCGGCACCAACAAATTCGAGCTTCTGTTGTTCCGCCTCGGCGGCGACGCCAACGGCGAGCGCAATGAATTGTTCGGCATTAACGTGTTCAAGATCCGTGAGATCGTTGCGATGCCGTCGGTAACCGCCGTGGCCGGATCGCCGCCGCATGTGCTGGGCGTGGTCAACCTGCGCGGACAGATCATCCAGGTGCTGGACCTGCCGGCGATTGCTGGTGTGATCCCGAAGACCGGACTGAACATCATGCTCGTCACCGAGTTCGCCCGCACTACCCAGGCCTTCGCCGTCGAGAGCGTCGAAGAGATCGTGCGCCTGGACTGGAGCCAGGTGATGTCGGCCGAGAAAAGCGCCGGCAGCGGCATGGTCACCAGCATCGCCCGCCTGGAAGGCGAGAACGGCGCGCCCGCCCGCCTGGCCCAGGTGCTCGACGTCGAGACCATCCTGCGTAACATGAATCCGGATACCGGCCCCGAGATCAGCGCCCAGACCGTGGGCGCGAAGATCGCGATCAAGCCGGGCTCGGTCATCCTGGCCGCCGACGATTCCGTCGTCGCACGCGCCCTGATCGAACAGGGCCTGGAGGTCATGGGCCTGCCTTTCGTGATGACGAAGAGCGGCAAGGAAGCCTGGGAGCAGCTGCACCACATCGCCGACGCCGCCGAGTCCGAAGGCAAGAGCGTCTACGACAAGGTTGCCCTCGTGCTGACCGACCTCGAGATGCCCGAGATGGATGGTTTTACGCTTACCCGCAACGTCAAGAAGAACGCGCGCTTCGCCAACCTGCCGGTCGTCATCCACTCCTCGCTGTCGGGCACGACCAATGAAGAGCACGTGAAGAAGATCGGCGCCGACGCCTATGTCGCCAAGTTCTCGGCCGAGGACCTGGCCGCTACGCTGCGCCGCGTGCTGAAGCAGTAA
- the trxC gene encoding thioredoxin TrxC: MTDPIHIVCPQCEAVNRMAPARLTDAPVCGKCAKPLFAGHPLDVSAASFERHIARNDIPVLVDFWAEWCGPCKMMAPHYARAASALEPHVRLLKVDTERAQELSARFAIRSIPTLALFRGGREVARQAGAMDAGGIAAWVRSQL, translated from the coding sequence GTGACCGACCCCATCCACATCGTCTGCCCTCAATGCGAAGCCGTCAATCGCATGGCGCCGGCCCGTTTGACCGACGCCCCCGTCTGCGGCAAGTGCGCCAAGCCGTTGTTTGCGGGACATCCGCTCGACGTTTCCGCAGCCAGCTTCGAGCGTCATATCGCTCGCAACGACATTCCCGTACTGGTCGACTTCTGGGCCGAGTGGTGCGGGCCGTGCAAGATGATGGCGCCGCACTATGCGCGGGCCGCAAGCGCACTCGAGCCGCATGTACGCCTGTTGAAAGTCGATACGGAACGCGCCCAGGAATTGTCCGCGCGCTTTGCCATCCGCAGCATTCCGACGCTGGCGCTGTTCAGAGGCGGGCGCGAAGTCGCGCGCCAGGCTGGGGCCATGGACGCCGGCGGCATCGCAGCCTGGGTGCGCTCCCAGCTATAG
- a CDS encoding DUF72 domain-containing protein — translation MRKAHAGSAPLIGCAGWNIPKEAAAAFPEAGSHLERYAAVFPVVEINSSFYKPHRPQTYARWAESVPRDFRFSVKVPRAITHDAALRDIDEPLARFAGEVGELGDKLGCLLVQLPPKLGFHDESAREFFVRLQERFACMVACEGRHPSWFSDNATELLRERGVTRVIADPAAGQPGPHVPTTSDIYLRLHGGPRIYYSSYPDDYLAALVRDLRVHGAAGRKVWCIFDNTAAGAAVPNALAVLDACRDAAPQAV, via the coding sequence ATGAGAAAAGCACATGCCGGTAGCGCGCCGCTGATCGGTTGCGCGGGCTGGAATATCCCGAAAGAGGCCGCTGCCGCCTTTCCCGAAGCGGGCAGCCATCTGGAGCGTTATGCCGCCGTGTTCCCGGTGGTGGAAATCAATTCGTCCTTCTACAAGCCGCACCGGCCGCAGACCTATGCGCGCTGGGCCGAGAGCGTGCCGCGCGACTTTCGCTTCTCCGTGAAGGTGCCGCGCGCGATCACCCACGATGCGGCCCTGCGCGATATCGACGAGCCGCTGGCGCGTTTCGCCGGCGAGGTGGGCGAGCTGGGCGACAAGCTCGGCTGCCTGCTGGTCCAGCTGCCGCCCAAGCTCGGTTTCCACGACGAGAGCGCGCGCGAGTTCTTCGTGCGCCTGCAGGAGCGCTTTGCCTGCATGGTCGCCTGTGAAGGGCGCCACCCGAGCTGGTTCAGCGACAACGCCACCGAGTTGCTGCGCGAGCGCGGCGTTACCCGCGTGATCGCCGACCCGGCGGCCGGCCAGCCCGGCCCGCACGTGCCGACGACGAGCGACATCTACCTGCGCCTGCATGGCGGGCCGCGCATCTATTATTCGTCGTATCCGGACGACTACCTGGCCGCGCTGGTGCGCGACCTGCGCGTGCACGGCGCTGCCGGCCGCAAGGTCTGGTGCATCTTCGATAACACCGCGGCCGGCGCGGCCGTGCCGAACGCGCTCGCCGTGCTGGACGCGTGCCGGGACGCGGCGCCACAGGCCGTGTAA
- a CDS encoding Mut7-C RNAse domain-containing protein: MDTAPMQAPSRVTATFRFYDELGNFLPRERRGHAFAAPCARAGTTKHMIEALGVPHTEVALILVNGESSGLDRLLADGDQVSVYPRFSRFDVGPVQRVRTPPPAPLRFVADAHLGALARLLRMTGFDTLYDNAYQDDTIVAIAAGSGRVILTRDRELLKRRGVQHGCYLHAIAPDEQLRELFARFDLAETARPFTLCLHCNLPLRAVDKASVLDRLPESVRALHHEFTLCDACGRVFWKGSHHRRMAAMLAGLAADPPPGGEGA, encoded by the coding sequence ATGGACACGGCCCCGATGCAAGCCCCGTCCAGGGTGACGGCGACATTTCGTTTCTACGACGAACTGGGCAATTTCCTGCCACGGGAGCGCCGCGGACATGCATTCGCGGCGCCGTGCGCGCGTGCGGGGACGACCAAGCACATGATCGAGGCACTGGGCGTGCCGCATACCGAGGTTGCGCTGATCCTGGTCAACGGCGAGTCGAGCGGACTGGACCGGCTGCTTGCCGACGGCGACCAGGTGTCCGTGTATCCGCGGTTTTCCCGCTTCGACGTGGGGCCGGTCCAGCGTGTGCGGACGCCGCCTCCGGCGCCGCTGCGTTTCGTCGCCGACGCCCACCTTGGCGCGCTGGCGCGCCTCCTGCGCATGACCGGCTTCGACACCCTGTACGACAATGCCTACCAGGACGACACGATCGTCGCGATTGCAGCCGGATCAGGCCGGGTGATACTGACGCGCGATCGCGAACTGCTCAAGCGCCGTGGCGTGCAGCACGGCTGCTACCTGCATGCAATCGCGCCCGACGAACAACTGCGGGAATTGTTCGCGCGCTTCGACCTGGCTGAAACCGCCCGCCCGTTCACGCTCTGCCTGCACTGCAACCTGCCGCTACGCGCGGTCGACAAGGCCAGCGTCCTCGATCGCCTGCCGGAATCGGTGCGCGCGCTGCACCACGAGTTCACGCTGTGCGACGCTTGCGGGCGGGTGTTCTGGAAGGGGTCGCACCACCGGCGCATGGCCGCGATGCTGGCCGGCCTCGCAGCCGACCCGCCGCCCGGGGGAGAGGGAGCATGA
- a CDS encoding PEP-CTERM sorting domain-containing protein (PEP-CTERM proteins occur, often in large numbers, in the proteomes of bacteria that also encode an exosortase, a predicted intramembrane cysteine proteinase. The presence of a PEP-CTERM domain at a protein's C-terminus predicts cleavage within the sorting domain, followed by covalent anchoring to some some component of the (usually Gram-negative) cell surface. Many PEP-CTERM proteins exhibit an unusual sequence composition that includes large numbers of potential glycosylation sites. Expression of one such protein has been shown restore the ability of a bacterium to form floc, a type of biofilm.) yields the protein MQRLQLRQRVMKLVSACAACCALAFGLMPAQVPQLSMVSIGAGPAVETPVAPAGTPAARRPVYRYSVVPGGVADAAELAEIVRSDKVVALHYAGFDTGRAQPVTVSAARAVYVSYRKGDQVYWTARKVMLRPGEMLLSDGRSEMRARCANRISAVPRLPVEPDAPKPESLDVPVFEGAAREAGLIARVRTPTPKPVPARVVGRPAPRLSLPPAGGFDRPAPPPIHGYPPDIQLLASVSAPPLSGAVTVEPPVAFMPPPALDKGEPPLPEPSPFVPVPDPGRPGPPSNPPLDPPPGTDLPEPTTAWLMAVAMVAMVARRAKRRPDAVR from the coding sequence ATGCAACGACTCCAGCTGCGGCAGCGCGTCATGAAGCTCGTGTCCGCGTGCGCCGCCTGCTGTGCCCTCGCGTTTGGCCTGATGCCCGCGCAGGTGCCGCAGTTGTCGATGGTGAGTATCGGCGCAGGCCCGGCCGTGGAGACGCCGGTAGCTCCCGCCGGCACCCCAGCGGCCAGGCGGCCCGTGTATCGCTACTCGGTCGTACCCGGCGGCGTGGCGGATGCGGCCGAACTTGCGGAAATCGTCCGGAGCGACAAGGTCGTTGCGCTGCACTATGCGGGCTTCGACACGGGACGCGCGCAGCCGGTGACGGTCTCGGCCGCGCGCGCCGTCTATGTCTCCTATCGAAAAGGCGACCAGGTGTACTGGACGGCCAGGAAGGTCATGCTGCGGCCGGGCGAAATGCTTCTCAGCGATGGCCGTAGCGAGATGCGCGCGCGCTGCGCGAACCGCATCTCGGCCGTTCCGCGCCTGCCGGTCGAGCCGGATGCACCCAAGCCCGAGTCGCTCGACGTCCCGGTCTTCGAAGGGGCCGCCCGGGAAGCCGGCCTCATTGCCCGTGTCCGCACGCCGACGCCAAAGCCCGTTCCGGCCCGTGTCGTCGGCAGGCCGGCGCCACGCCTGTCACTGCCGCCTGCAGGCGGCTTCGACCGCCCGGCGCCGCCGCCGATCCACGGTTACCCGCCGGACATCCAGTTGCTGGCCTCGGTCAGCGCGCCGCCGCTATCCGGGGCAGTCACGGTCGAGCCGCCCGTGGCCTTCATGCCGCCCCCGGCGCTGGACAAGGGCGAGCCGCCGCTCCCCGAGCCAAGCCCGTTCGTGCCGGTTCCCGATCCCGGCCGGCCAGGCCCGCCGTCGAATCCGCCGCTCGACCCGCCGCCGGGGACGGACCTGCCGGAACCCACCACCGCCTGGCTGATGGCTGTCGCCATGGTGGCGATGGTCGCACGCCGCGCGAAGCGTCGGCCGGACGCGGTTCGCTAG
- a CDS encoding SGNH/GDSL hydrolase family protein, whose amino-acid sequence MRASIGGARVRIRVSNEMGSTALRIGRASIGLRASGASVNAGSLRELRFGGAAAITIPAGTPAMSDPVDLAVPAQADLAVSLYLPGSAPGTTLHNVALQSNYLSPGGDYSTTATMPVARTLASWPFLTEVDVEGSLPCLVAPGDSLVDGQGSPANTNRRWPDYLARRLQASLGSAGRIGVVNRGISGNSMLKDYPTALLAGRAALERFDRDVLATSGVRYLVTLIGINDICYSSGSNPIPASELIAGYRQLIARAHARGVAIIGATLPPFEGFVYYTAAREAVRRSVNDWMRASGEFDALLDTEAALRDPARRTRLLAAYDSGDHLHPNDAGYLAIANAVPLAPFVASGLVAGEQAF is encoded by the coding sequence GTGCGCGCCAGCATCGGTGGCGCGCGGGTCCGCATCCGCGTTTCGAACGAAATGGGCAGTACGGCCCTGCGCATCGGCCGCGCCAGCATCGGCCTGCGCGCAAGCGGGGCCTCGGTGAACGCGGGCAGCCTGCGCGAACTGCGCTTCGGTGGCGCGGCGGCAATCACCATTCCGGCCGGTACGCCGGCCATGTCCGATCCCGTCGACCTTGCCGTGCCCGCCCAGGCCGACCTCGCCGTCAGCCTCTACCTGCCCGGCAGCGCGCCAGGCACGACGCTGCACAACGTTGCGCTCCAGAGCAACTATCTCTCGCCCGGCGGCGACTACAGCACGACCGCCACCATGCCGGTGGCACGGACGCTGGCCTCCTGGCCCTTCCTCACCGAGGTCGATGTCGAGGGAAGCCTGCCGTGCTTGGTCGCCCCGGGCGACTCGCTGGTCGACGGCCAGGGCAGCCCCGCCAACACGAACCGGCGCTGGCCGGACTACCTCGCCCGGCGCCTGCAGGCCTCGCTCGGGTCGGCAGGACGCATCGGCGTCGTCAACCGTGGAATCAGCGGCAACTCGATGCTGAAGGACTACCCCACAGCCTTGCTCGCAGGCCGCGCCGCGCTCGAGCGCTTCGACCGCGACGTCCTCGCGACGAGCGGCGTACGCTATCTCGTCACCCTCATCGGCATCAACGACATTTGCTACAGCTCCGGGTCCAACCCGATCCCGGCGAGCGAGCTCATCGCCGGCTACCGCCAACTGATTGCGCGCGCGCACGCACGCGGCGTTGCCATCATCGGCGCTACCCTGCCGCCCTTCGAGGGTTTCGTCTATTACACGGCCGCGCGCGAGGCGGTACGGCGCAGCGTGAACGACTGGATGCGCGCGAGCGGCGAATTCGACGCGCTGCTCGATACGGAAGCGGCATTGCGCGATCCGGCACGGCGTACGCGGCTCCTGGCCGCCTACGACAGCGGCGACCACCTGCATCCGAACGATGCCGGCTACCTGGCGATCGCCAACGCGGTGCCGCTGGCCCCCTTCGTCGCAAGCGGCCTTGTCGCCGGCGAACAAGCCTTCTGA
- a CDS encoding PEP-CTERM sorting domain-containing protein has product MKRTILKLALGAAVLTGASPAFANLVYVNGTQNTGTGLGNVSTVVTVQDNGNGRRRNGTESGCVTHTFGGNPATPTTTCQMGLEGGDNTAGNAGNNTYLLTDIDGITSAAELGFVVNISEGGPGNDATLTDLYLSLYSTVSNTIETFAYVGLDMVLSDTGGIGQSGTHRFVLDDAQAAAALAFCPTLSQCIVGGGIQFLNGSTGATPETLYVGAFERGGSGNPGGEVPEPGSLALLGAGMLGVGALRRRNLRK; this is encoded by the coding sequence ATGAAACGAACCATCCTGAAACTCGCGCTCGGCGCGGCAGTCCTGACTGGTGCTTCACCTGCATTCGCCAATCTCGTCTACGTCAATGGAACCCAGAACACGGGTACCGGCCTGGGCAATGTCTCGACGGTCGTCACCGTCCAGGACAACGGCAACGGCCGCCGACGGAACGGCACCGAGTCCGGTTGCGTCACCCATACCTTCGGCGGCAATCCTGCAACGCCGACGACGACCTGCCAGATGGGCCTGGAGGGGGGCGACAACACCGCGGGCAACGCCGGCAACAACACCTATCTGCTCACCGATATCGACGGCATCACCAGCGCCGCCGAGCTCGGCTTCGTGGTCAACATCAGCGAAGGAGGGCCCGGCAATGACGCTACCCTGACCGACCTCTACCTCAGCCTGTACAGCACCGTGAGCAATACGATCGAAACCTTCGCTTACGTCGGACTCGACATGGTGCTGAGCGATACGGGCGGCATCGGCCAGTCGGGCACGCACCGCTTCGTGCTGGACGATGCCCAGGCCGCCGCGGCGCTGGCTTTCTGCCCGACCCTGTCGCAATGCATCGTCGGCGGGGGTATCCAGTTCCTGAACGGCAGCACCGGCGCCACGCCGGAAACCCTGTACGTGGGCGCCTTCGAACGGGGCGGTTCGGGCAACCCGGGCGGCGAAGTACCTGAACCGGGTTCGCTGGCCCTGCTCGGCGCCGGTATGCTGGGTGTCGGCGCCCTGCGCCGCCGCAACCTGCGCAAATAA